AACTGAAGCCAGTAAGACAGTTCTCCACCGCCACCGATGTACGCAAGATTAGGTAATACCCTTTCTTGATACATGCAACGCATAATCACATTAGGACTAAAATTTTCTGGATTCGACTCCACTTCATCTAATAAGTTCTCTGAAACATCTATTACACGCTCTCTACTCCCTGGTGATAGGTAAAACAGATTTATCGGTCTTGGATTAACTTGGATCTTGTAATTCTTAGCCAACAACTCATTCGTACTCTTTATGGCTTTCTCTATACGTTGGTTCTGCAGCTCGTCGCGCATTACATCCTTAAACTGATTCTTCAACGACTTGTCATCCCCATCTATAACAACTAAGCCATCATTAGGAAATAAAGTATAAATCAACTCACGAGTAGCAATCGTTATCGAGCTTCCTGGTGTGTATGCCTTTTCAATGGCAGTTATAAATTCTTGACCTAAGTTTTTATCCCCTACAATATATTTTAATTCGCTTAATACAGAATTAATGCTATCCGTATCCAAACGGCCAACAGCACCACTCATACCTTGCTCCCACTTCAATTTCTTATTATAGATATTGGCAACGCTTATTTCTTCAAAGTCATGGTCTTCGGATGCCATCCAAAACACAGGCACGAAATTATTATCGGGGTACTCTTCCTTTAATTTCTTAACGGTATTAAGCGCCGAAACTATCTTGTAAATAAAATATAACGGACCAGTAAACAAGCACAATTGATGTCCCGTTGTGATAGTAAATGTGTTACTATCGGTAATAATGTCAATATTAGTTTTGGTTGATGAGCTTATATCCACACCTTGGTGTTGACCTAGCAGAGCTTCGTGCAAAACAGTCCTATTTATATCAATCGATGCTCTTTCTTCAATCGCTTTCTTAAAAGAAGATACATTGGGTCGATGGGAAATCAACTTATCAAGCTCCGAGTTGCCTTCGATATAATCGATTATCAACTTGGTAAAATATCCGGCTTCGCGGAAAGGAATAAAAGTGCTTTTAACATCTATCATCTGTTTCAAAAATAAACTATACCTCGCCATTTACATAATCTTCTAAAAGGCCTAATTATTGCAAAAGCGTTATTCTACTATTTCCATTATTTTTACACTAACTAAACACTTCATATTATGATACTAAAGAAATTCAAAAAGCTAGGATTAACGGCAGCAGCACTATGCACAACTTTTATCTTTTCTAGTTTCTTAACTGCTTCGGTCCTAACCTATCAAACAAACAACAGTAAAAGTGAAGTGCATTGGGAAGGAGAGAAAATTACAGGTAGCTCACACTCAGGCATAATTAACATACAAAGTGGAAAGGTATACGTGATGAGTGAGCAGATTGCCGGCGGTGACTTTGTTCTTGACATGACTTCTTTGAACACAACAGATATGGACGATGAGAAATCGAATGCCAAATTAACCAAGCACTTAAAAAACGATGACTTCTTTTCGGTAGAGAAGTTCCCAACTGCTAAACTTGAGATTACGGAAGCGATAAAGATTCTGAACGCTTTAGATACTGATTCTAACTATGAGTTCAAAGCAAAGCTCACTATTAAAGACATTACTCATGAGATTGCATTCGGAGCTATTGTAGAGCATACAGAAACTACAATGAACGTAACCGCGAACATTGTTTTCGACCGAACCAAATTCGATGTTAAATATAACTCTGGTAGCTATTTCGACGATCTTGGCGACTACATGATTAAAGACGAAATAAAAATGACGATTAAAATAGTAGCTCAGTCAAATTAGTATCCAACAATTATGATTTCACATCGGGAGCTTTATTTAAATCACGTAGCTCACCCTACTCCTTTCCCTCCTTCGTTAGACGTAAAACGAGCTGAGGGTATATACATTTATGACCAAGATGATAACGCCTACATCGATCTTATCTCTGGCATTTCCGTTAGTAATGTTGGACATCGACATCCCAAAGTAATTGAAGCGATAAAAGCTCAACTCGACAAGTATACCTACTTAACCGTTTACGGGAAGTATGTACAAGCTCCCCAAGTAGAGCTAGCTAATGAGCTAACTAACCTTCTACCTACTACTCTCGACAATGTGTATTTCGTTAATTCTGGAACTGAGGCAAACGAGGGAGCCACCAAACTT
The genomic region above belongs to Flavobacteriales bacterium and contains:
- a CDS encoding YceI family protein, with product MILKKFKKLGLTAAALCTTFIFSSFLTASVLTYQTNNSKSEVHWEGEKITGSSHSGIINIQSGKVYVMSEQIAGGDFVLDMTSLNTTDMDDEKSNAKLTKHLKNDDFFSVEKFPTAKLEITEAIKILNALDTDSNYEFKAKLTIKDITHEIAFGAIVEHTETTMNVTANIVFDRTKFDVKYNSGSYFDDLGDYMIKDEIKMTIKIVAQSN
- the bshC gene encoding bacillithiol biosynthesis cysteine-adding enzyme BshC, translating into MARYSLFLKQMIDVKSTFIPFREAGYFTKLIIDYIEGNSELDKLISHRPNVSSFKKAIEERASIDINRTVLHEALLGQHQGVDISSSTKTNIDIITDSNTFTITTGHQLCLFTGPLYFIYKIVSALNTVKKLKEEYPDNNFVPVFWMASEDHDFEEISVANIYNKKLKWEQGMSGAVGRLDTDSINSVLSELKYIVGDKNLGQEFITAIEKAYTPGSSITIATRELIYTLFPNDGLVVIDGDDKSLKNQFKDVMRDELQNQRIEKAIKSTNELLAKNYKIQVNPRPINLFYLSPGSRERVIDVSENLLDEVESNPENFSPNVIMRCMYQERVLPNLAYIGGGGELSYWLQLKSAFELYDIPFPILLLRNSALFIDKKSSKRFTDMGFNLSQLFQDIHQLTKIYVDQSPSDNSLIEDKIIKLKDSINDLLHEAIGVDSSIESSLKGEEKKILNSLDAIDKRIYKARKRKLEDQIARIENIKSKLFPDNGLQERYENIIPFYLKYGEDFIETLKKEFDPFINEFQILSE